ATTTGTAGTGCAAAGATTGCTGCTGTAGTGTAATTATTCTATGTGGTTTTAGATAAGTATCTTCGCAGATGGTCACTTGGTTAGGATTATGTTTACTACTCCTGAAAAAGTTCAAATGAAGTCGTAGACACCGACGACTACCGGCTCTTCATCAATTAGGCAAAGGAAGCCAGTGCATGGTGTCCTAATATCGCGAGGCCATTTGATGTATGGTATGTTTAGTGTAGTCAAGGGCCTCTACGCCGAATTTCTTTGGATTCTTTGGCTCCAGCCGGCTCCTCTTCTAGGTTTTCCCTAATCAAGTACTGCTCACTCCTttttattttatgttatgtaaCACTTCAATTCTGCATGATGTAATGTTGGTTATTGGTTTTACATACATGGATCATATTACTTGGAGATAATATTTATCCTTTGCCTGTCGAACTGCAGAAATGCCTTGGGAGCATGAACTGGAACATAAATTCTTACCAAATGTTATGTGACCTTGCCGTCTTTCCTTGGAGCATGAAATGGAACACAAATTCGGTTGCTGCACAAGACTCTTGCATAGACATTTTCTTTAATGAACCAATCTAAGGATTTCAACCATGTACATTATTTTCTCCCAGTATTTGTACCTGGCCACTAAGGTTCTCATCACATGTTATCTGCCAGTCATTATTTAAAGAGCAGTATAGAAAATTATAAAAGATATAACATTTTCTTTTACATCCACAACAACCTCACTCCTTTAGCAAGGTCTCCATGGACTAACACTTGTGTCAGTCACTAACCAGTGTTCCTTTTGTTGTGAAAATGAACGAACCCGTGATACATAGGGAGAAACAATTTTAGTCTACGTAGCAGTAAATTAGTTTTGGCTTGCATGTTTGATGTAACTGTATTAAGCTCATCATAAATCATATTTGGTTCTTGGGGGAAGAAGCGTCAAACTTAGTTGTAAGTACATCATATTGTCAGAATTGTGCTATTGTCACAGTTCATCATTATGTATAAATTTTTCTTTTCCAAAATTTACATTTGAATCTTTGAGAAATGTGCACATGTCAGTCAAAATCTCACTAGGACATTTGATGTGTGGCATGTTTGGTACAGTCAGGGCCCTCCACGATTTGGATTCCTCGACTCCAGCTGGTTCGCGCTGATGATCGAGTGACCCCAAAACCTGGATATCACGTGGAGAAAATAATTGCATAAAATAGGAAAACTTTCTGATGGGTCAAAATTGATAGAGAAATCCAATCTCACTAAATGCATCAAACATAAAACAACGGTTGATCAGTACATGTCATGTGTCTTTGTTTCTGGCGCGGCAAAGCGTGCGTATCCCTCTAGTATAGACTATATACGGAGAAATATGAATGAATATATACTCTAAAGCATGTCTATATATATCTATATGTGGTTACTATTAAAATCTTTAAAGAAGACTTAGAAACGAAGCAAAGTTGACCAAGTGCGTCATCCATGACGCAAAATCGGTGGGCTCTGATTGGTTGATCCGGTGCTCCCACGGATCGACCCCCTCGCGCGAAGCTCCCGCCGCCTGATAAAACCCGCGCCCCCGGCGCCGTCGCAGCCCACAGACTCAGAGCAGAGTAGCGCGCAGCATCCCGATCCAGCACCCCCGCTCCCCGCACCTCGAGTAGAGTTCCTCGTTCGGCGGAGAagctgttagaataaatccgaggtacGCGATCGATCCACCGAGGAACAAGTAATCACAGACAatgacgacaccgagatttgttaacgaggttcggcgaactcgcctactccccggggcaatgactacgggcgctcctccccgagataccacaacaccggccacccgggcgccggcccAAGCCGCCGGCACCCCCTTGCGAGCCTGTCGCTATCTAGTCATCATGGGTTACAACGTGGGGTGCCTTCTCATATATAAGTGGCCAAGGGTACAACGTGTCCGACTCCGACACTATAAGTATCCTACCCACACTACAACACCAAGTCCAAGCGTAACCCAACTAGTACAAAATATTCGACACAAacacaacaaactccaccttggcgaatattctccaccaccttgaatttgtccatgcgtcaaacttccatgtactccGGACTTGTGTTGTCTTCTTCGTAGCTTACTGAGAGCTACTCGACGAGTCTGCCCCAGACCCGCCGCCGCCGTGAGACCCCGCTGCTACTCCCGCAACTCCAGTCTCCGTGACTCCACCTGCAATAGTGCTCCCTTGCAACTTGTAAAGATGCGAAGCCGTCTTCTCTCCAATCATCACGGTCACCTCATCTTCCATGATTCTCATGGTCTTCCTATCCCGATCACAACGAATACCATACCACCATCATGAAGAACACCAAGCGAAATTAGATTCCTCCTTAGCCCCGACACATGCCTGACTCCCCGAAGCATCCGCTCAACTCCGTCAACCATCTTGATTTTGATGTCACCTACTCCAGCAACACGATAACCTGTGTCATTGCCCACATAGGCTAAACCAAACTCACCAGACTTGTACGAAGAGAACCACTCCCTGTTGGGTGTCGCATGAAAAGAGCAAGCTGAATCCAACATCCACGCTTCACCTTTGGTTGACCGCCTGTCTGATACTATGAGAACATCACTACTGCTGTCTGAGTCATCACCATGAGTTGCCTTATTAGCACTTGCCCCACCATTGAGTTCTGGACAGTCCTTTCTCATATGTCCCCACTGCTTACACTTGTGACACTatatattctttttctttttcttgttctttccAGCCTCATATCCCTTTCGCCACTGCTCACCCTTGACTAGCAAACCTTCACCATGAGAGACTTCCACCGCGTTCTTCTTTCTCATATCATAAGATAGCAATGCCGCAGTAATATCCTCATTTTTGACGGTCTCCTTGCCGTGCGTCAAAGTAGTGATCAAGTGCTCATAGGATGATGGCAATGAACAAAGAAGCAGAATTGCCCTATCCTCGTCGTCAACCATTGCACCCAAGCGTGCTAGATCTGTCACGACTTGATTAAAGGCGTTTATATACTCCACAAGATCCGACCCCTCCTGCATCCTCATCCCATATAAATTTTGCTTCAGATACACCTTGGTCGTCGCAGTCTTGGACATAAGCTGACTTTCCAGCTTCTCCCAAATCTTCTTCGGCGAATtctcatccatcacatgataaataACCTGGTCCGACAGACACAACCGTATAGTCCCGGCTGCTTTCAACTGTAACTCCTCCCAGTCATCCGCCTCCATCTTAGCTGGCTTGGCTTCCTTcaacaacgccttcaagcatccttGTTGTGCCAATAAATCTTTcacccttgtctgccataacccaaagcttccagttccgttgaacttctccacctcaaacctggtacccgATGGCGCCATGGTTCTTTGTATGGCCGACCCTGCGAAAAATAACCGAGCAGTCTTCCCGTGATCCCCAAGTACACAAACGAAACCTCCGCGTACTACTAGCGATTCAACTAGCTGGTCTCACGTCACGTAGCTGCTCCTGTCTTGGCTCAACTTCCCGGATGCTAGCGAACTTGCTTTGCCTAAGCCCTTGCTTTCCAATGGATGCAACCAGCGATGGCTTTTTTTGCCGATTTCGATCTGTTGCCTCTGTCTCGTACAGTGCCCAGCCTAGCTGCTATTTAATAGCGCCTGTCTCCGCCTCAAGGACGAGTAGCACCAGGACTCGGTCCTGTTTCCCTTTTTTTTTTTTCCAAAACAATCTCGGTTAACTTGGCCTGCATGCAACGGGCTGGACCGCTGCACGCCTTGCTGAAGCCCATGCGCACGTCTTGGAGTCCCTGGGCCGCACTCGCGCGCCCGATTCGGTCGGCTTGGCTAGCCCCGCTGGCCTCACGCGCGTTGTGCCTTGGACTTCCATCGCTGCACGGCTCCACGTGTTCCCGGTCCGAGCCGCTCCTGCTGCCACCGCTTGACGCTTTCGATCTCGTCGATATCCCATCGAATTAGTCGACCGCGGAATACGCTAATCTCTTCGACGAGCTCAAAAAATGGCCTTCCTCTGGATCAACGCACAACCACCTCTTcgtaaccttgctcatgataccacttatTAGAATAAATCCGAGATACGCGACGATCCACCGAGAAACAAGCAATCATAGACAATGacgacatcgagatttgttaacgaggttcggcgaactcgcctactccccggggtaatgactacgggcgctccttcccGAGATACCacaacaccggccacccgggcgccggcacccCCTTGTGAGCCTATCGCTATCTAGTCGTCATGGGTTACAAAGTCGGGTGCCTCCTCATATATAAGAGGCTAAGGGTACAACGTGTCCGACTCCGACACTACAAGTATCCTACCCACACTACAATACCAAGTCCAAGCGTAACCCAACTAGTATAAAATATTCGACACAAACACAGCAGAAACAACAGCGAGATGCTGCCAGGAAGGGCGTCGTGAGGAAGAAGGCAGTGACCCGCTCCGTCAAGGCTGGGCTCCAGTTCCCCGTCGGCCGCATCGGGCGCTACCTCAAGAAGGGCCGCTACGCGCAGCGCGTCGGCTCCGGCGCCCCGGTCTACCTCGCCGCCGTTCTTGAGTACCTCGCCGCCGAGTTAACTGCCGATTTTGTTCGACATCTGAACGGATCTGCCTCCTCCTCGAGCATATATCTGCCTTTTTTGCCCGGTCCTGTTCCTCTTGTGTTGGACAGATGACCGATTTCGTTCATGTTTGAATCGCAggtcctcgagctcgccggcgacgcGGCCAAGGAAAGCAAGAAGGCGCGCATCATCCCGCGCCACCTGATGATAGCCGTCCAGGGCGACCCGGAGCTCAGCCGGCTGCTCGCCGGCGTCACCATCGCCCACGGCGGCGTGGTGCCCTACATCAACTCTGCGCTGCTCCCCAAGAAGAAGGCCGCCGGCGCCGCAGAGAAGTCCCCCAAGAAGACGGCCGCCGCTACCAAGTCCCCCAAGAAGAAGGCCGCAGCCACAAATTAAGGAGTAGCTGTCTGCAATTGATCTTGCGAATGCTCGCCACCTGCTTTTGCTTCTGAACATTTGTCATCTGTATGAACTTCTCTCTTCCATCATCTGAAAACCCCCCGCTCTTCGCTCACTGAAACAAACAGGGTACTCAATTTCAGTCCCTCATCTTATCTTATGTCAATCACAGCAATCATAGACCTATCAATCTGCAGGAGACTGAATCTTTGAATGAATCATTCCTGACTGATGATATATTATCATCATCCACCTCCCTGCGGGGGAAGCTTAGAAGTTTGCATATTTCCATCTCAAACTATTTCTTTAAGGGATGCACTGAACCATCATCTTCGGAAAAAAGATAGTGTATATCCAACACTACGGTACAGTGATGGGAGTTAAACAGAAAATAAGTAGACCAACTATTGGAAACATAACCAAAATGCTATTTGTATTTGGCCTTTCCAAGTAAACCAAGGACATAGCACTCAGTCACCATTCATATGCGAACATGAAAAATGACCCAAACGGCTAGACCTAAAAGTAAATGCAATATGCATGTAATCTTTCGCCATTGTTGTGTCTCCATTCAAGTTGAAATTCCTCTGTCTCCTGCCTAGAATGTGTGGTCCTGAAAACTGGACCAATAAAATGAAAGGCATGAGCTATGCTCCAACAGTATATTCAGTCGCGTCACAAGAAATAATGCTaacctacacacacacacacacacacacacacacacacacacacacacacacacacacacacacacaaacagtaCAGGTCAGAGCTGCATACTGAATGGCAGTTTTAAAAGTGAAAAAATAATACTAGTGTAGACCAGAAATTGCCAATTAAGTTTGTACCATAATTTCTGCATATAAAAACCGAATCCTACAACATTTATTAAAGGCAATGTTATACAACTATATTAGCGTGAAAAATAAGTTTGATGATGAAATAAAATGGTGATACAATTCTGACTTAATAAGACAAGAGCAGTCAAGGGAGAAAGCTTTTAAACTCAGCACGGTTTGATGAACTTTTGGTTAATAATTGAACATGATCCATAAGCATATTATGCATTCAATATTCTACTCTAGTTTTTTGGTGCAATATTCTACTCTAGTTAATATTGCAAGTCTGTAATAGGCATGGTTTGGGAAGTCAAGATAACCTGTTCTAAAAAACCGGCATGTATGTAAACCGAACAAATATAATAATGAAGGGAGAATGGTGAAGTAAATATTACTGATTCCGCAAAGCAGAACGTAATTAGATTAAAGGTGTAAAATAGAAGCAATTCTATAAGAAACAAAGAATAACAATATGTAAGGATTATTAAATGAGTGTATGTTCTTACGTCTATAGATAGGGAAATTAGCAGTTGAGAACACAACCACGAAAGTGATCATCATAGATAAAAAAAACTCACAAGGAAAAATATTTATGATAGAGGTTAGCAAACATAAGGAGTGATTAGCTCTAATGTTTATCCACCGGAATTTTGGCAACTTTCAGACAATATGTATCTTGTTTATTTTTACGTCCATGCAAGACTAATGAGAATTGGATGGAAAAATAGGCTCACCTTCCTTCAACTATTTTTGTACCATCTTCATTGAACTGTTCAGACCTATATTTTCCAACACTGTCGGGTGCGCATATATGTGGAAATAACTCACAACATTAAAACATCAGAATGATTGGAAGAGATACAGAAGCTTTTTTACCCTGTAGTCCAGACAAAAGTAACCTGTAACAACAATATATTTTGATTACTCCGAAATATGTTCAGAACACATCAGTAATTTAAAATAGAAGATGTATTGAACAACAAAGAAGATCATGGACGTCATACCATCAGAAGAGATTTGTGCATTTTTGTAAGACAATTTCTTCAGAGGTCTTCTTTACCAATGGGCAATACAATTTGTGTAAATTACTGCAATCATACCAACAAAATGGCCCAGCAAGAGTTACATCTAGTGGATGGTAGCATCGTCGTCTATCAAAAAGTTAGTAATGCAACCTACTAGAGAAAATTAGATCAATAGCAAATCTGCAACTTGAAGTATTAGTTGGTACCTCGGGTCTGCCACTGCCTAGATATGGTCTTTTGTCTTGACTGCTAGTGTCTCTACTCATCACAACAGACCATGATGCAGTTGTCACGAAAACTATTTGAAGCAGCAGCTCTCCTCCTCACCAAGCCAACACTTCCATCGGCTGCTGCTACTGCTTGCTGTAGCGCACTCTACTCTCCTCCTCCTGAGTCCTGACCAAGCACACACTTCCATCGGCTGCGGCTACTGCTTGTTGTGGTGCACTCTAGCCGATTAGGTGGATGGTGATGGTAGTGCATGGTATAGTGGGCCGTGGAGCCCTGCATCGAAGGGGAAGAAGAGACAGACCAACTAGCATGGGTGAGCAAGAATGAGGAGAGTATTAATGTTCAGAGAACATGTTACAGTAGGTAAGCACGCGTCAAAAGCAGCAGCAGTCGGCAGCGCGGTGTGACCTGATGCTGTCCAGCGGCCGGCTGGAGGAGGCCATTGCTCGAACATGACCACCGAGGAGGCCGCTGCTCCGGTAAGCCATCGCTCGGCCTCGCCTCCGATCTGAACCTTGACCTGAACCTTGACCTCGCCCTGGCCGTCTCATGTTCTTGGCCCTGATGTGATCAATTGATTGGTCCCCGTGTAAACATAGAGCTGGACCCTTTCCACTGCCGTGATTTAATGGACTTTGGAGaagatgaagtgggggagaagtTGATATGAAGAAGGTAGAAGGTTGCGATTGAGAAACACAGGCATCGCTGCGTTGAAAAAAGAGGTCACGGGTGTGGGGAAGAGGAAGGATGCGACGCGGAACCTCTCGGGGAAGTGTGCAGTGTGGAACCCACTATAGTCAACAGAAAAAACTGGAATGGCTGCGAGGAtagaaaactaaaagaaaaaacttGATGATGTGGCAAATTAGCCGAGGTGGATGGTTGCATGTTGATTGCTGATGTGGATAGGTTGCATGTTAAGAAAAATACGTTAGTGGGGAttaactatttaggtattatagatgtaAGACATTTTGCCAATTTAAATTAAACTGACAAAAAGTCTAACATTCAGAAACAGAGGGTGTAATAAGCAAGATGCTTCAGAAGTCTTGCAGACAAACATGGCAAATTATAGCTTGACCATGCTCAAAATATTCATGCAGAAAATTTAACCATCCTAACCACAAACCTGAGAAGCATTTGACTGCTAGATGCAACTACTCCCTCCGATTccctaatataagaccttttaactttttcttaatTCATACGTATCTAGACACATTTTAGTATGTATGTTAACTCATTTTAGTATGTATGTAGTCAATATTTTGAAATAGCTAAAAATATATATTTTGAAATaactaaaaggtcttatattagaTAAAGGAGGGAGTATTTTTCTTTGACATCAAAAAGATCTTACTCCTCAAATAATGTTCGTGTCATTTACATGCAAATGAGAAATAAAATGAGGGACCTCATCATCCCATGAACCTGAAAATCTATTGCAAAAATAGTTCTTTGCTATTTCGTTTGCCACCTGATTTGCCTATCTGAAACAATGTTTGAAGGGCATCTTTGGAAAGTCCACAATCAGTACTTCACACTCCATGATGGTTGCTACGTCAGGAcctaagtttttttttttgaaacgaggcaaaagacttgccattttcattgattaagaaggagtgagaattgcccagttaattaacggaaaaccgggctaaaaccgatacaatCAACCGAAATAAAATGGGTACCACCGGCCAATCTGGCTACCGACATGGGATGACAGAGCTACAAAGAGGGAAGACATCTGCCGAGCAGTCGcaagcgtcatcgtcatcaccggctaCCTCAGAACGGGCGACTCCGACTTCACCGTAGACCTTCATCGTCGAAGCCGACCCGCAAATAGCTGCATAGAAACCATGACAGCACATGCCAACATAAGGCCACACGCACGAACAACCAACAAATCCGACACTGACGACGGTCATTACAAGGGAAATATGCACGACTTGCGCCGACCGTGCCCGGAAGAGCACCTCGGACATGCCGGGAAGATCCGACTACTGAAGCCCGAGCCGTGACCAAAGCTCCTCTTGAtgccatcatcgttgccaaacaaAAATCCGCGCCCCCGAAAAGGCTGCCTCCGCAAACtacgcggcgaagatgccgcaaaccacacggcgaagatgccgccatccacCGGTCTCCCAATCGTAGCCgctccgagacgatgcccccaaggaggagaaagacgcgaagacGCCTCCATCGCCCGATCCAACAGATCTGAGATTTCCCTACGGAGCCAAAGCAGTGGGGAGAAGCAGGAGCACCTCCACGATGACGCTTCCAAGAAAGATCGCGGCACCCACGAGCGCCGCCGTCACCGGCTCCGATGGAGATCGATGCAAGGATTTCTCCCGGAGTTGCGCCGACCACCAGCCGCCACCGACCACCGCCTACCAACCACCACCCCTGCTGAGAGCAACCTCACTCCGGCCGCAGGATCCCTCGATCCACCGCAACCAGACACACACCACCTCCCCGGCCGTAGCCGCCGCACCACCAAATCCTGGGCCGCCGCTCCAGCAACCGAAGGCCTTCACCATGTGGCAGCCGCACGCTACACAACTAGAGAGGAATCCCGAgcagggaggggcccaccaccccACCACAACTCGCCGGACGAGCTGCCAGATCCGCCGCCCGTCAGCCGAAACACCAGCCGGCACCACCACGATACCAAGCCGAAGAACGCAACAAGGGCCCCTCCACGATGCGCAGCAGGGGGCCGAGCCTCCCTCCACCCCAGC
Above is a window of Triticum aestivum cultivar Chinese Spring chromosome 6B, IWGSC CS RefSeq v2.1, whole genome shotgun sequence DNA encoding:
- the LOC123138867 gene encoding protein H2A.5-like, encoding MGYKVGCLLIYKRLRKQQRDAARKGVVRKKAVTRSVKAGLQFPVGRIGRYLKKGRYAQRVGSGAPVYLAAVLEYLAAELTADFVLELAGDAAKESKKARIIPRHLMIAVQGDPELSRLLAGVTIAHGGVVPYINSALLPKKKAAGAAEKSPKKTAAATKSPKKKAAATN